One segment of Streptomyces bathyalis DNA contains the following:
- a CDS encoding FAD-dependent oxidoreductase, with amino-acid sequence MARSGTDGTAPTGTPHAETPGTSDVLVVGAGPTGLMAAGDLAEAGHRVTLVERRDESISNLSRALVVHARTLEQLDARGLADELIGTGARMETLGFFGRAVLRPGQLPGRFPFVLITGQFEVERLLERRARKAGVTFLYGTEVLGLRQDAAGVELDVTEARRPGQDPDAPTHDDRPAEDKVPAAVRTLRAPYLIGTDGVHSTVRRLLGLPFPGKSVIRSIVLADVRLSDPPDTPFLVNATEDAFALIASFGGGWYRVMGWNRHRQRPDGESAGLEEVRELTLNALGSDHGMHDPRWISRFHSDERQAPRYTVGRVFLAGDAAHVHSPAGGMGMNTGLQDAANLSWKLSAVLRGHSPVTLLETYDKERHPVGTLVLRMSGAIIRLALARSAAGRALRSTGAEVVNRVRPLANRAVRMVSGIGISYPSPRGSHPLAGKRAPDLPLTSGRLYETLRKGAFVLVSPLAAPPPNTSEEADDRTVHVRSAAVGKRTLLVRPDGYIAWASDRPDPRGMRQALAEWTGSPALRVAD; translated from the coding sequence ATGGCTCGCAGCGGCACGGACGGCACGGCTCCCACCGGCACCCCGCACGCAGAGACCCCCGGCACGTCGGACGTGCTCGTCGTCGGCGCCGGGCCCACAGGGCTGATGGCCGCCGGCGACCTGGCCGAGGCGGGCCACAGGGTGACCCTCGTCGAGCGACGCGACGAGTCGATCAGCAACCTCTCCCGCGCGCTCGTCGTGCACGCCCGCACCCTCGAGCAGCTGGACGCCCGCGGGCTGGCCGACGAGCTGATCGGCACCGGCGCGCGGATGGAGACGCTCGGCTTCTTCGGACGGGCGGTGCTCCGTCCCGGGCAGCTGCCGGGGCGCTTCCCGTTCGTGCTGATCACCGGCCAGTTCGAGGTGGAGAGGCTGCTGGAGCGGCGCGCCCGCAAGGCCGGAGTGACCTTCCTGTACGGCACGGAGGTCCTCGGTCTCCGACAGGACGCGGCCGGCGTCGAGTTGGACGTCACCGAGGCACGGCGGCCCGGCCAGGACCCGGACGCACCCACCCACGACGACCGCCCGGCGGAAGACAAGGTCCCCGCAGCGGTCCGCACGCTGCGCGCCCCGTATCTCATCGGCACCGACGGCGTTCACAGCACCGTCCGACGCCTCCTCGGGCTGCCGTTCCCCGGCAAGTCCGTCATCCGCTCCATCGTGCTGGCCGATGTGCGGCTGTCCGACCCCCCTGACACGCCCTTCCTCGTCAACGCGACGGAGGACGCCTTCGCGCTCATCGCCTCCTTCGGCGGCGGCTGGTACCGGGTCATGGGCTGGAACCGCCACCGGCAGCGGCCCGATGGAGAGAGCGCCGGCCTCGAAGAGGTCCGGGAGCTCACCCTCAACGCGCTGGGCTCCGACCACGGGATGCACGACCCCCGCTGGATCTCCCGCTTCCACAGCGACGAACGGCAGGCGCCGCGCTACACGGTGGGCCGCGTCTTCCTCGCGGGCGACGCCGCGCACGTCCACTCGCCGGCCGGCGGGATGGGCATGAACACCGGGCTCCAGGACGCCGCGAACCTCTCCTGGAAGCTCTCGGCGGTGCTGCGCGGCCACTCCCCCGTCACGCTGCTGGAGACGTACGACAAGGAACGGCACCCGGTCGGCACCCTCGTGCTGCGCATGAGCGGCGCGATCATCAGGCTCGCCCTCGCCCGCTCCGCCGCGGGCCGCGCATTGCGCTCCACCGGCGCCGAAGTCGTCAACCGGGTACGGCCGTTGGCGAACCGCGCGGTGCGCATGGTCTCCGGCATCGGCATCTCCTACCCGTCGCCTCGCGGCTCCCACCCGCTCGCCGGGAAGCGCGCGCCCGATCTGCCGCTCACCTCGGGACGGCTCTACGAGACGCTGCGCAAGGGCGCGTTCGTCCTCGTCTCGCCCCTCGCCGCTCCGCCCCCGAACACGAGCGAGGAGGCCGACGACCGTACGGTGCACGTCCGTTCGGCAGCCGTCGGCAAGCGGACCCTGCTGGTGCGCCCCGACGGCTACATCGCCTGGGCGAGCGACAGGCCCGACCCGCGGGGGATGCGCCAGGCGCTGGCCGAGTGGACGGGATCACCGGCCCTGCGCGTGGCGGACTGA
- a CDS encoding YnfA family protein, whose protein sequence is MLIARSVALFALAALMEIGGAWLVWQGVREHRGWAWIGAGVIALGVYGFVATLQPDAHFGRILAAYGGVFVAGSLAWGMVVDGFRPDRWDVTGALVCLAGVALIMYAPRGE, encoded by the coding sequence ATGCTGATCGCGCGCTCCGTCGCCCTCTTCGCGCTCGCGGCGCTGATGGAGATCGGCGGAGCGTGGCTCGTCTGGCAGGGAGTGCGCGAACACCGCGGCTGGGCCTGGATCGGCGCCGGTGTGATCGCCCTGGGCGTCTACGGATTCGTCGCAACCCTCCAGCCCGACGCCCACTTCGGCCGCATCCTCGCCGCCTACGGGGGCGTCTTCGTCGCCGGCTCGCTCGCCTGGGGCATGGTCGTCGACGGCTTCCGGCCGGACCGCTGGGATGTGACGGGGGCGCTGGTCTGCCTCGCCGGAGTCGCGCTGATCATGTATGCACCCCGTGGTGAATGA
- a CDS encoding SDR family NAD(P)-dependent oxidoreductase translates to MSIRTAVISGASSGIGAATARQLAAAGYRVVLTARRQDRIDALAAELTDAGHEAVAHTLDVTDRAAVDAFAAGLDRCDVLVNNAGGALGTDPVATADPADWRRMYEVNVLGVLHLTQALLPALCQSPPGPDGQGGTPDSGEGTVVVVSSTAGLATYEGGGGYVAAKHGAHVLAETLRLELCGEPVRIIEIAPGMVKTDEFALTRFRGDAERAAKVYEGVDEPLTAEDVADTITWAVTRPKHVNVDLLVLRPRAQASNTKVHRER, encoded by the coding sequence ATGAGCATCCGTACTGCCGTCATCAGCGGCGCCAGCAGTGGTATCGGCGCCGCCACCGCACGCCAACTGGCCGCCGCCGGCTACCGGGTCGTGCTCACAGCCCGGCGCCAGGACCGCATCGACGCCCTGGCCGCGGAGTTGACCGACGCGGGCCACGAAGCCGTGGCCCACACGCTCGACGTCACCGACCGCGCCGCCGTCGACGCCTTCGCCGCCGGGCTCGACCGCTGCGACGTCCTGGTCAACAACGCGGGCGGCGCGCTCGGCACGGACCCCGTCGCCACCGCCGACCCGGCCGACTGGCGCCGCATGTACGAGGTCAACGTCCTCGGCGTACTGCACCTCACGCAGGCGCTGCTGCCGGCGCTGTGCCAGTCTCCCCCTGGGCCTGACGGCCAGGGTGGTACCCCCGACTCCGGCGAGGGGACGGTCGTGGTCGTCTCCTCCACCGCGGGCCTGGCCACGTACGAGGGCGGAGGCGGTTACGTGGCAGCCAAGCACGGCGCCCACGTGCTGGCCGAGACGCTGCGCCTGGAGCTGTGCGGGGAGCCCGTACGCATCATCGAGATCGCGCCCGGCATGGTGAAGACCGACGAGTTCGCGCTGACCCGCTTCCGCGGAGACGCCGAGCGCGCCGCCAAGGTCTACGAGGGCGTCGACGAGCCGCTCACCGCGGAGGACGTGGCTGACACGATCACCTGGGCCGTGACCCGCCCCAAGCACGTCAACGTGGACCTCCTGGTCCTCCGTCCCCGCGCCCAGGCCTCGAACACGAAGGTCCACCGCGAACGCTGA
- a CDS encoding RtcB family protein, translated as MPYTEVPGARVPIRMWADPAGVEDVAMQQLRNVSTLPWIEGLAVMPDVHYGKGATVGSVIAMRGAVCPAAVGVDIGCGMSAVKTSLTANDLPGDLSRLRSKIEQAIPVGRGMHDEPVDPGKLHGFPTAGWSDFWKRFDGVAEAVKFRQERATKQMGTLGSGNHFVELCLDTDGAVWVMLHSGSRNIGKELAEFHIGVARELPHNQGLVDRDLAVFVADTPQMEAYRHDLFWAQEYAKHNRDVMTGLLKDVLRKEFKKAKPRFDPVISCHHNYVAEESYEGMDLLVTRKGAIRAGDGEYGIIPGSMGTGSYIVKGLGNPASFQSASHGAGRKMSRNAARKRFSARDLAEQTRGVECRKDSGVVDEIPGAYKPIEQVIDQQRDLVEVVAQLKQVVCVKG; from the coding sequence ATGCCTTACACCGAGGTGCCGGGCGCCCGCGTCCCGATCCGCATGTGGGCCGATCCGGCGGGCGTCGAGGACGTCGCCATGCAGCAGCTCCGCAACGTCTCCACGCTGCCGTGGATCGAAGGGCTCGCGGTCATGCCTGACGTGCATTACGGCAAGGGGGCCACGGTCGGTTCGGTGATCGCCATGAGGGGCGCGGTGTGCCCGGCCGCGGTCGGCGTCGACATCGGCTGCGGCATGTCCGCGGTGAAGACGTCCCTGACCGCGAACGATCTGCCCGGTGATCTCTCCAGGCTCCGCTCGAAGATCGAGCAGGCGATCCCGGTGGGGCGGGGGATGCACGACGAGCCGGTGGACCCGGGCAAGCTCCACGGGTTCCCGACCGCGGGCTGGTCCGACTTCTGGAAGCGCTTCGACGGCGTCGCCGAAGCGGTCAAATTCCGTCAGGAACGGGCCACAAAGCAGATGGGAACGCTCGGCTCGGGCAACCACTTTGTCGAGCTGTGCCTCGATACCGACGGCGCCGTGTGGGTCATGCTGCACTCGGGCTCGCGGAACATCGGCAAGGAGCTGGCCGAGTTCCACATCGGTGTGGCGCGGGAACTCCCGCACAACCAGGGCCTGGTCGACCGCGATCTCGCCGTCTTCGTGGCGGACACCCCGCAGATGGAGGCGTACCGGCACGACCTGTTCTGGGCGCAGGAGTACGCGAAGCACAACCGCGACGTGATGACGGGCCTGCTCAAGGACGTGCTCCGCAAGGAGTTCAAGAAGGCGAAGCCCCGGTTCGATCCTGTGATCTCCTGCCACCACAACTACGTGGCGGAGGAGAGCTACGAGGGCATGGACCTGCTGGTGACGCGGAAGGGCGCCATCCGGGCCGGTGACGGGGAGTACGGCATCATCCCGGGCTCGATGGGCACCGGCTCGTACATCGTGAAGGGGCTCGGCAACCCGGCCTCCTTCCAGTCGGCCTCGCACGGCGCGGGCCGGAAGATGAGCCGGAACGCCGCGCGGAAGCGCTTCTCCGCCCGTGACCTGGCGGAGCAGACGCGGGGCGTGGAGTGCCGCAAGGACTCGGGGGTCGTGGACGAGATTCCCGGTGCCTACAAGCCGATCGAGCAGGTCATCGACCAGCAGCGCGACCTCGTCGAGGTCGTGGCGCAGCTGAAGCAGGTCGTCTGCGTCAAGGGGTGA
- a CDS encoding DUF3558 domain-containing protein, which produces MSRSTQRTSQRRSPRLARTLACAAVAVPALLVAGCSSDSGGGTGGSASSDDGGGEASAAPVKIKELPDACKTVSRDTVKKLTPKTDNASGKRIGSGNTKDSGSCLWSGLDKFDYKQLTVSLKRFESDASRGSGDELAGTFLTQQADAVKAEKTISDVKSSAASGIGDKATSLSYKVEKKDGKKSEDFREHRIVARSANVVVTVDYAGAGFESGKTPKADDLKKNAEKAAKEAVASLK; this is translated from the coding sequence ATGTCCCGTAGCACTCAGCGAACATCACAGCGACGCTCACCGCGTCTCGCCCGGACGCTTGCCTGCGCGGCAGTGGCGGTCCCCGCGCTGCTGGTGGCGGGCTGCTCCTCCGACTCCGGCGGCGGGACCGGCGGTTCGGCCTCCTCCGACGACGGCGGCGGTGAGGCGAGCGCGGCTCCGGTGAAGATCAAGGAGCTGCCCGACGCCTGCAAGACCGTCTCCCGTGACACGGTCAAGAAGCTGACCCCGAAGACGGACAACGCCTCCGGCAAGCGGATCGGCTCCGGCAACACCAAGGACTCCGGCAGCTGCCTGTGGAGCGGCCTGGACAAGTTCGACTACAAGCAGCTGACCGTCTCCCTCAAGCGCTTCGAGTCCGACGCCTCGCGCGGCTCCGGCGACGAGCTGGCCGGCACCTTCCTGACGCAACAGGCCGACGCGGTCAAGGCGGAGAAGACCATCTCCGACGTCAAGTCCTCCGCCGCATCCGGGATCGGCGACAAGGCCACGTCCCTCAGCTACAAGGTCGAGAAGAAGGACGGCAAGAAGTCCGAGGACTTCCGTGAGCACAGAATCGTGGCGCGCAGCGCCAACGTCGTCGTGACGGTCGACTACGCCGGTGCCGGCTTCGAGAGCGGCAAGACCCCCAAGGCCGACGACCTGAAGAAGAACGCCGAGAAGGCGGCCAAGGAAGCGGTCGCTTCCCTGAAGTGA